A stretch of the Blastocatellia bacterium genome encodes the following:
- a CDS encoding DUF4388 domain-containing protein, translated as MALVGDIKDLPLADIIQINCLGRNVARLLVRFPIGDAIFYFQDGEIYDARLGQLSGVKAIYEALKYEEGAFRIDASVTTSERTIFKSWAEVLMEGMRILDEQNAGMATPGRSYPNFDPQAFLARQTQGIPIAGKQTKNYIGKIVNDKYRVVTKIKEGELGVMYQATHIQMDVSVAIKIMHPYLVTDQAAVERFRRGAHAAAKIHHPNAISVLDFGITKDDIVYLAMEFLKGRLFGIDSKDKKSCC; from the coding sequence ATGGCATTAGTTGGGGATATAAAAGATCTGCCTTTAGCCGATATTATTCAAATAAACTGTCTAGGTCGCAATGTTGCTCGATTACTAGTGCGCTTTCCTATTGGGGATGCGATATTTTATTTTCAAGATGGCGAAATCTATGATGCACGCTTAGGACAGCTATCTGGAGTAAAAGCAATTTATGAAGCACTAAAATATGAAGAGGGGGCATTTCGCATAGATGCGTCTGTAACTACTTCTGAACGAACAATTTTTAAGTCCTGGGCAGAAGTGTTGATGGAGGGGATGCGCATTTTAGATGAGCAAAACGCTGGTATGGCAACCCCTGGACGTAGTTATCCTAATTTTGACCCTCAGGCATTTTTAGCTAGACAAACTCAAGGCATTCCTATTGCAGGCAAGCAAACTAAAAACTATATTGGCAAGATAGTCAATGATAAATATAGGGTTGTTACTAAGATCAAGGAAGGTGAGCTTGGTGTAATGTATCAAGCTACTCATATTCAAATGGATGTGTCAGTAGCAATTAAAATAATGCACCCTTATTTAGTAACAGATCAGGCTGCTGTAGAAAGATTTCGACGTGGTGCGCATGCTGCCGCAAAAATACATCATCCTAATGCCATTAGTGTACTAGACTTTGGTATTACTAAGGATGATATTGTTTATTTAGCAATGGAGTTCTTAAAGGGGAGACTTTTCGGGATAGACTCCAAAGACAAAAAGAGTTGCTGCTAA
- a CDS encoding SUMF1/EgtB/PvdO family nonheme iron enzyme — protein MIYESGGEELVKVLDFGMAKLKSMGTEGVLTSHGLVLGTHSYMSPELCEGTEIDHRSDVYALGIILYEALTGSLPFNDPTPVGMALKHIGSVPSSMRTLYPEISENVDRVVMKALEKKPSARQQSAAELAKEFEQAVTSRGFTGNLPKPKSPSMGGFPAASSYQGIPEVSGGELGEARSRVPKNIQPPIQSPILQNSSSNDTAPQSRKTVAEERFLASPNQPNMQRIQNPASFETKPLDTRPKVVEPPPIKVVEEVKPQAVKTKKKRNLLESNLVLFFLSALIAGVLFLAALLFFKYFNSQKTTNIQNIIVPEMIKIAGSNFTMGRDGKDVTAIESPAHEVTVKDFFLSRYEISNKEYQAFVLSTNYRPPLEWNGVDIPKSAENLPVANITWEDAQYYCYWLSQAKGENYRLPTEEEWEFAARGAENSLYPWGDELIANSVVFAETSLGVSSPINSATLAKDKSSLGVIGLAGNVSEWTSSKFTPYSGSTATINCDNCYTVRGGNFKSQANELVTTFRQGAKKASETIGFRIAKN, from the coding sequence ATGATTTATGAAAGTGGTGGGGAAGAATTAGTAAAAGTTTTAGATTTTGGTATGGCAAAACTAAAATCTATGGGAACAGAAGGCGTTTTAACCTCTCATGGGCTGGTGCTAGGTACTCATAGCTATATGTCGCCAGAACTTTGCGAAGGTACAGAAATTGATCATCGTTCAGATGTTTATGCTTTAGGAATAATTTTATATGAAGCTTTAACAGGAAGTTTACCTTTTAATGACCCTACTCCTGTTGGTATGGCATTAAAACATATTGGTAGTGTTCCTAGTTCAATGAGAACACTTTATCCAGAAATTTCAGAGAATGTTGATCGTGTAGTAATGAAAGCACTAGAGAAAAAACCTAGTGCGCGGCAACAGTCTGCTGCTGAACTAGCTAAAGAATTTGAGCAAGCTGTTACTTCAAGAGGTTTTACAGGAAATTTACCTAAACCTAAATCTCCTTCAATGGGTGGTTTTCCTGCTGCATCTTCCTATCAGGGGATACCTGAAGTGTCTGGTGGTGAACTAGGGGAAGCGCGATCGCGTGTTCCTAAAAATATTCAACCACCTATTCAATCGCCAATCTTACAAAATAGTAGTAGTAATGATACTGCTCCGCAGTCTCGTAAGACGGTTGCTGAAGAAAGATTTTTAGCTTCCCCAAACCAGCCTAATATGCAAAGGATACAAAATCCAGCTAGTTTTGAAACTAAACCTTTAGATACAAGGCCAAAAGTTGTTGAACCACCTCCTATTAAAGTAGTTGAAGAAGTAAAACCACAAGCAGTAAAGACTAAGAAAAAAAGAAATTTACTAGAATCTAACTTAGTTTTATTTTTCTTGTCAGCTTTAATTGCAGGTGTACTATTTTTAGCTGCCCTATTATTTTTTAAGTATTTTAATAGCCAAAAAACTACTAATATACAAAATATTATTGTTCCAGAAATGATTAAAATTGCAGGCAGTAATTTTACTATGGGACGTGATGGCAAAGATGTCACAGCTATTGAATCTCCAGCACACGAGGTAACTGTAAAAGATTTTTTTTTAAGTCGGTATGAAATTTCTAATAAAGAATATCAGGCATTTGTATTAAGTACTAATTATAGACCACCTTTAGAATGGAATGGGGTAGATATTCCTAAATCAGCAGAAAACTTGCCAGTAGCAAATATAACTTGGGAAGATGCTCAATATTATTGTTATTGGCTTTCTCAAGCAAAAGGTGAGAATTATCGACTTCCAACAGAAGAAGAATGGGAGTTTGCTGCACGAGGTGCGGAAAATAGCCTTTACCCTTGGGGTGATGAACTGATAGCTAATTCTGTTGTGTTTGCAGAAACTAGTTTAGGCGTTAGTTCTCCAATTAACAGTGCTACTTTAGCTAAAGATAAAAGCAGTTTAGGAGTTATTGGTTTAGCAGGTAATGTTAGTGAATGGACATCAAGTAAATTTACGCCTTACTCTGGTTCAACTGCAACAATAAATTGTGATAATTGCTATACAGTACGAGGAGGCAATTTTAAGTCTCAAGCAAATGAATTAGTTACAACCTTTCGTCAAGGTGCTAAAAAGGCTAGTGAAACTATTGGATTTCGTATTGCAAAAAATTAA
- a CDS encoding tetratricopeptide repeat protein, with the protein MRMLFWSVLIILFFATTIQAQDYDIQRFDINAQLQPSNNSVQVQAKLTVVNITTQGRSGPFITFKLNKRAKVTGMQIDGTTVEVRQKNDERLTELANVSADFPKALAPAATANITINYTLEIKESSPINAIIPGSTILLPESFWVPFIHTPFAITYGIDVAPVNLQVTSAENERPQADGQRQGNSFQQNLPAQPILLSGNYDDPIEITKKDIKVEFVYPRGISNNARKQAENLTTEIAEIIDFYNQFLGINLPKQFRVISSDQIGSYITGTTFILGEDFFRRDSLDIETIEFVARALLKTKIGGESVPRAKGWTILQDALPVYLSAFYFGKRYGVTEEQEFFARRVRAYAPVAANKSDGALLSLSTLDSSYTTSILNKAPLMLRIIEQQLGRDKMLALIKDLIKERQIKFDDFRKNILNANKDLTKELELFFDQWFDKIVDPDFIIGVPLAKEGGWVCALRNLGNGNVTVKVLAITEKGEKLFQTVNLASLGRGEVFFKTPDKIAKVEVDPDKLYPQTNYDNDSRPPITSAITLFRDANIAFNKKSYPEAEAKLKEALELEPNNFVTRTLLARSFLAANKLTEAKTEVDKILASSAPLPNYSVIWVNYLQAELALSQKNTKDSIDYFRRAITVSKDNSFIRNKLIDLEASANQLPATEESIRSFMGQLDKAIKDSSSQALETVLVRANLNKFVRGLVGNKPDSWTTEIVRTETISNDKVAVDVIVTAVDINKREQSGEALYILRRKGTGWILNNVEFFNIE; encoded by the coding sequence ATGCGAATGCTATTTTGGTCTGTTCTTATAATCTTGTTTTTTGCTACCACAATTCAAGCACAAGATTATGATATTCAACGCTTTGACATTAATGCTCAACTCCAACCATCTAATAATTCTGTACAAGTACAAGCTAAACTAACTGTTGTTAATATCACTACTCAAGGACGTAGTGGCCCATTTATCACTTTTAAGCTTAATAAAAGAGCTAAAGTTACAGGAATGCAAATAGATGGAACTACTGTAGAAGTACGACAAAAAAACGATGAACGCTTAACAGAACTTGCCAACGTTTCAGCAGACTTCCCTAAAGCCTTAGCACCCGCAGCTACAGCAAATATTACTATTAATTACACTTTAGAGATAAAAGAAAGCTCCCCAATAAATGCTATTATTCCCGGTAGTACTATTTTATTACCAGAAAGTTTTTGGGTGCCTTTTATTCACACTCCTTTTGCTATTACTTATGGAATTGATGTTGCTCCTGTAAATTTACAAGTTACAAGTGCTGAAAATGAACGACCCCAAGCAGACGGCCAACGCCAAGGCAATAGCTTTCAACAAAACTTGCCTGCTCAACCAATTTTACTTTCTGGTAATTATGATGACCCAATAGAAATAACTAAAAAAGACATTAAAGTAGAATTTGTTTATCCTCGTGGAATAAGTAATAATGCTCGTAAACAAGCTGAAAACTTAACTACAGAAATAGCCGAAATTATTGATTTTTATAATCAATTCCTAGGCATCAATCTACCAAAACAATTTCGAGTAATTAGCTCTGACCAAATAGGCTCTTATATAACTGGAACTACTTTTATTTTGGGGGAAGATTTTTTTCGCCGTGATAGCTTAGATATTGAAACTATTGAGTTTGTAGCTCGTGCATTACTAAAAACTAAAATTGGTGGGGAAAGTGTTCCTCGTGCAAAAGGTTGGACTATTTTACAAGATGCTCTTCCAGTTTATCTTAGTGCTTTTTACTTTGGAAAACGCTATGGTGTAACTGAAGAACAAGAATTCTTTGCTCGCCGTGTCCGCGCCTATGCTCCAGTAGCAGCTAATAAAAGTGATGGTGCATTACTTTCTCTTTCTACCTTAGATAGTTCTTACACAACTAGCATACTAAATAAAGCTCCTTTAATGCTACGTATTATTGAACAGCAACTTGGGCGAGATAAAATGCTAGCTTTAATTAAAGATTTAATAAAAGAGCGTCAAATAAAATTTGATGACTTTCGCAAAAATATTCTTAATGCCAATAAAGATTTAACTAAAGAGCTAGAACTCTTTTTTGACCAATGGTTTGATAAAATTGTTGACCCAGATTTTATTATTGGTGTTCCACTAGCTAAAGAAGGTGGCTGGGTTTGTGCATTACGTAATTTAGGGAATGGTAATGTAACTGTAAAAGTCCTAGCTATTACAGAAAAAGGAGAAAAGCTTTTCCAAACTGTTAACCTAGCTTCTTTGGGCCGAGGAGAAGTATTTTTTAAGACCCCAGATAAAATAGCTAAAGTAGAAGTTGATCCTGATAAACTTTATCCACAAACTAATTATGATAATGATTCTCGCCCTCCTATAACATCTGCAATTACATTATTTAGAGATGCTAACATAGCATTTAACAAAAAATCCTATCCAGAAGCAGAGGCTAAACTTAAAGAAGCCTTAGAACTAGAACCCAACAACTTTGTTACTAGAACTTTGTTAGCTAGAAGCTTTCTAGCAGCTAATAAACTTACTGAAGCTAAAACAGAAGTTGACAAAATTTTAGCTAGTTCTGCACCATTACCAAATTATTCTGTTATCTGGGTAAATTACCTACAAGCAGAATTAGCACTAAGTCAAAAAAATACCAAAGATTCTATAGATTATTTTCGTCGTGCAATTACAGTTAGCAAAGATAACTCATTTATTAGGAATAAGTTAATAGACCTAGAAGCTAGTGCTAACCAATTACCTGCCACCGAAGAATCTATTCGCTCCTTTATGGGACAATTAGATAAAGCAATTAAAGATTCTTCTAGTCAAGCACTAGAAACTGTTTTGGTTAGAGCTAACTTAAATAAATTTGTTCGTGGACTAGTTGGCAATAAACCTGATAGTTGGACAACGGAAATTGTTAGAACAGAAACTATTTCTAATGATAAAGTTGCTGTTGATGTAATTGTTACGGCTGTAGACATTAACAAACGTGAGCAAAGCGGCGAAGCCCTTTATATACTTCGTCGTAAAGGTACAGGCTGGATATTAAATAACGTTGAATTTTTTAATATTGAATAA
- the kdsA gene encoding 3-deoxy-8-phosphooctulonate synthase, with protein MMDNLHKKIVNEIFTKKQFFLIAGPCVLESEAHAIKMAREIQKITSQLDICYVFKASYDKANRTAINSFRGVGLEEGLRILGLIRSEFNLPILTDIHEVEQAKAVAEVVDILQIPAFLCRQTDLLIAAAQTGKIVNVKKGQFLAPWDMKNVVEKLTASGCQTAMLTERGASFGYNNLVVDMRGFPIMREFNRPVVFDVTHSLQRPGGLGNATGGDSQFIENLARAGVACGVDGIFMEVHDNPAVALSDGPNALPLARLEALLVMLKRLTN; from the coding sequence ATGATGGATAATTTACATAAAAAAATAGTTAATGAGATTTTTACTAAAAAACAATTTTTTCTAATTGCTGGCCCTTGTGTACTTGAAAGTGAAGCTCATGCAATAAAGATGGCAAGAGAAATACAAAAAATTACCAGCCAATTAGATATTTGCTATGTTTTTAAAGCCTCTTATGATAAAGCTAATCGTACAGCTATAAACTCATTTCGTGGCGTAGGTTTAGAAGAAGGTTTAAGAATACTTGGGTTAATTCGCTCAGAATTTAACCTGCCAATTCTTACGGATATACACGAAGTTGAGCAAGCAAAAGCGGTAGCTGAAGTGGTTGATATTTTACAAATACCTGCTTTTCTTTGCCGTCAAACGGATTTGCTTATTGCTGCTGCCCAAACAGGAAAGATTGTAAATGTTAAAAAAGGGCAATTCCTAGCCCCTTGGGATATGAAAAATGTTGTAGAAAAACTTACCGCTTCAGGGTGTCAAACTGCGATGCTTACCGAAAGAGGAGCTAGTTTTGGCTATAACAATTTAGTAGTAGATATGCGCGGCTTTCCAATTATGCGTGAATTTAATCGTCCAGTAGTTTTTGATGTTACACACTCATTGCAACGCCCTGGCGGACTTGGTAATGCAACGGGTGGAGACTCACAATTTATAGAAAATTTAGCTCGTGCTGGCGTTGCTTGTGGTGTAGATGGTATATTTATGGAAGTACATGATAATCCTGCTGTTGCATTAAGTGATGGCCCTAATGCTTTACCTTTAGCTAGATTAGAAGCGTTGTTGGTTATGCTCAAAAGATTGACGAATTAG
- a CDS encoding ABC transporter ATP-binding protein — translation MSSIIKAYNLSKHFYINHAWEPDTLKEFLTGFIRNPLSKLKKSPKEEFWSLKDVSFEVMQGEVFGIVGPNGSGKSTLLKLLSRIMDPTSGRAEIYGRISSLLEVGTGFHPDLTGRENIYLCGAILGMTKKEITAKFDTIIEFSGIEKFIDTPVKHYSNGMYIRLAFSVGVHLDSDILILDEILAVGDDNFQKKFTKQIENIVKQGKTILIVSHSDEIIMRFCDKAMLLVNGQVKSVGPTAQTLALYHEMCKINV, via the coding sequence ATGTCTTCAATAATTAAAGCATATAATTTAAGTAAACATTTTTATATCAATCATGCATGGGAGCCTGATACCTTAAAGGAATTTCTTACTGGATTTATACGCAATCCTTTAAGTAAGCTCAAAAAATCTCCTAAAGAAGAATTTTGGTCATTAAAAGATGTTAGTTTTGAAGTAATGCAAGGAGAAGTTTTTGGGATTGTTGGCCCAAATGGTTCTGGTAAATCTACTCTACTTAAACTACTTTCTCGTATTATGGATCCAACTTCAGGACGAGCAGAAATTTATGGACGTATTTCTAGCTTATTGGAGGTTGGAACAGGCTTTCATCCAGATTTAACAGGACGAGAAAATATTTATTTATGTGGTGCAATTTTAGGAATGACCAAAAAAGAAATTACAGCTAAATTTGATACAATAATTGAATTTTCTGGGATTGAAAAATTTATTGATACACCTGTAAAACATTACTCTAACGGTATGTATATTAGATTAGCATTTTCTGTTGGAGTACATTTAGACTCAGATATTTTAATCCTAGATGAAATTTTAGCTGTTGGTGATGATAATTTTCAGAAAAAATTTACTAAACAAATAGAAAATATTGTTAAACAAGGAAAAACTATTCTAATAGTCTCACACTCAGACGAAATAATTATGCGTTTTTGTGATAAAGCCATGTTGTTAGTTAATGGTCAAGTTAAAAGCGTAGGCCCAACAGCACAAACCCTCGCGCTTTATCATGAAATGTGTAAAATAAATGTGTAA
- a CDS encoding ABC transporter permease yields the protein MSIEIKELENQANQANLQTANSQQCKKPTFIIEPKKVSFAYLLELWSYRELCYFFVWRDLKVRYRQTLLGASWAILQPLITMLILSYVLGKLAKMPSNNVPYPIFFYSGLVLWTFFSNSVTNASTSLTMERNLITKVYFPRMLLSISKVITNLVDLALTSILLVILAIIFKVPISWKLLLIPPVIVCLIVFTNSMGMLLAALNVIYRDVRYALPFVIQVLFFVTPIMFPLSLVPAEQRWLIALNPLAAIIELFRLSLFNIYLDIKLLIYCIGATTITFIISSYIFIKLEKVFAEKI from the coding sequence GTGTCCATAGAAATAAAAGAATTAGAAAATCAGGCTAATCAGGCTAATTTGCAAACTGCAAACTCCCAACAATGCAAAAAACCTACCTTTATTATTGAACCTAAAAAAGTTAGTTTCGCCTACCTTTTAGAACTTTGGAGTTATAGAGAATTATGCTATTTTTTTGTTTGGCGAGACTTAAAAGTTAGATACCGTCAAACTTTGTTGGGAGCATCCTGGGCAATACTTCAACCATTAATTACCATGCTAATTTTAAGTTATGTTTTAGGAAAATTAGCTAAAATGCCATCCAACAATGTTCCTTATCCAATATTTTTTTATAGTGGTTTAGTTCTTTGGACATTTTTTTCTAACTCTGTTACTAATGCTAGCACTAGTTTAACTATGGAAAGAAATTTAATTACTAAAGTTTACTTTCCTAGAATGCTACTTAGTATTTCAAAAGTAATAACTAATCTAGTAGATTTAGCCCTAACATCTATATTACTAGTTATTTTAGCCATAATATTTAAGGTTCCTATTAGTTGGAAATTACTTTTAATTCCTCCAGTAATTGTTTGTTTAATTGTATTTACCAATAGCATGGGAATGTTATTAGCAGCATTAAATGTAATTTATCGTGATGTTCGTTATGCTCTACCATTTGTAATACAAGTTCTTTTTTTTGTTACCCCAATAATGTTTCCTTTAAGCCTAGTACCTGCTGAACAACGTTGGTTAATTGCCTTAAATCCATTAGCAGCAATAATTGAGCTTTTTAGACTCTCACTATTTAATATCTATTTAGATATTAAATTACTTATTTACTGTATTGGGGCAACAACAATAACTTTTATCATTTCTTCTTATATCTTTATTAAGTTAGAAAAAGTTTTTGCAGAAAAAATATAA
- a CDS encoding glycosyltransferase yields the protein MDKFIFFSIIIPTYNRLDLLSSCLISIATVDYPFDKFEVVVVDDGSKTAPDEVVLSFQTRFKLSLIKQKNSGPASARNRGANNTVGDYLIFIDDDSIVSKNWLKELNRMVLEKPDCAIGGAIENALPNNLYATASETIVNYLYSQFNKDLENANFFVSNNLVVSKNNFLLVKGFDTNLEMSEDREFCKNWLAKGFKLCYAEKAVIYHQNRANFKAYWKQQFVYGRGAYRFNQICQQRFQNSSSLNKHSFYIDLLAFPFKKFSYRHAFPIMVLILLSQIAVFTGYFYEKIFLVYKPLERKGLTA from the coding sequence ATGGATAAATTTATTTTTTTTTCAATAATTATTCCAACCTATAATCGCTTAGATTTGCTTAGTAGCTGTCTAATAAGTATTGCTACAGTAGACTATCCTTTTGATAAATTTGAAGTTGTTGTTGTAGATGATGGTAGCAAAACAGCACCTGATGAGGTTGTTTTATCTTTTCAAACTAGATTTAAGTTATCTTTAATTAAACAAAAAAATAGTGGGCCTGCTTCGGCCCGTAATAGAGGAGCAAATAACACGGTAGGGGATTACTTAATTTTTATTGATGATGATAGTATTGTTAGTAAAAATTGGTTGAAAGAATTAAATAGAATGGTTTTAGAAAAACCTGATTGTGCAATTGGTGGAGCTATTGAAAATGCTTTACCAAACAATCTTTATGCGACAGCTAGCGAAACTATTGTTAACTATTTGTATAGTCAATTTAATAAAGATCTAGAAAATGCTAACTTTTTTGTCTCAAATAATTTAGTAGTTTCTAAAAATAACTTTTTATTAGTTAAAGGTTTTGATACTAATCTAGAAATGAGTGAAGATAGAGAGTTTTGTAAAAACTGGTTAGCCAAAGGCTTTAAGCTTTGTTATGCTGAGAAAGCAGTCATTTATCACCAAAATAGAGCTAATTTTAAGGCTTATTGGAAACAACAATTTGTTTATGGACGCGGAGCCTATCGTTTTAATCAAATCTGCCAACAACGCTTTCAAAACAGTTCTTCACTTAATAAGCACAGCTTTTATATAGATTTGCTAGCTTTTCCATTCAAAAAATTTAGTTATAGACATGCTTTTCCAATAATGGTTTTAATTTTATTATCACAAATAGCTGTTTTTACAGGCTATTTTTATGAAAAAATATTTTTAGTTTATAAACCACTAGAAAGAAAAGGACTTACTGCTTAA
- a CDS encoding proprotein convertase P-domain-containing protein: MAMRIGGDNSVNQLQQTVNNSSSTRTTQQPSVGENSAFQGDQLRAGTSNAASIRNQESGIAASSLRNQAQSAPSLRTVVDNIDSAMRSVNSGRDGLTATGTASPNAAIRDNSTTTSAININDDLSVTGVNVAVNIDHTYVGDVEVKLKSPSGKEVTLRAASGGRGTGTLNFTANPADFNGESSKGAWTLVVNDKAAQDTGTLKSWNLSVSGDPKTPAPGGDVITKNATPNAAIRDNSTITSAINIADEGSLEDLKVNVNIGHTYRGDLVVKLVSPSGKEAVLTNKAGGSADNFVLSDKSLTEFANESIKGDWKLVVQDTATQDTGTLNSWGLSIKKKAGGTTPPPPQPSGPTLLQVTGDANFRSVVARDLAKFAPGTTVDSQGYVRAATTRTSGHEQGYKLLDDILAGGKGGNKAVTISFYITKCVYSIWCRCNSRYSRQSRNRI; encoded by the coding sequence ATGGCAATGCGTATAGGTGGAGATAATTCAGTAAATCAACTACAACAAACAGTAAATAATTCTTCAAGCACTCGTACAACACAACAGCCTTCAGTTGGTGAAAACAGTGCTTTCCAAGGCGATCAATTACGTGCGGGTACTTCTAATGCTGCTAGTATTCGCAACCAGGAATCTGGCATTGCTGCTAGTAGCTTAAGAAACCAAGCTCAATCTGCTCCATCACTAAGAACTGTTGTAGATAACATTGATAGTGCAATGCGTTCTGTTAATAGTGGCCGAGATGGTTTAACTGCGACTGGAACAGCTTCACCAAATGCTGCAATTAGAGATAACTCCACAACCACTTCTGCTATTAATATTAACGATGATTTATCTGTAACAGGTGTAAATGTAGCAGTAAACATTGACCATACTTATGTTGGAGACGTGGAAGTAAAATTAAAATCTCCTTCAGGTAAAGAAGTAACACTACGTGCTGCTAGTGGTGGTAGAGGAACAGGAACACTTAATTTTACAGCTAATCCTGCTGATTTTAATGGTGAATCAAGCAAAGGGGCTTGGACATTGGTTGTAAATGACAAAGCTGCTCAAGATACTGGCACATTGAAATCTTGGAATCTAAGTGTTTCTGGTGATCCAAAGACTCCTGCTCCGGGTGGCGATGTAATCACTAAAAATGCTACTCCAAATGCAGCAATTAGAGATAATTCTACAATTACTTCTGCTATTAATATTGCTGATGAAGGAAGCTTAGAAGACCTAAAAGTTAATGTAAATATTGGACATACATATCGCGGTGATTTAGTTGTAAAGCTTGTTTCCCCATCAGGAAAAGAAGCTGTTTTAACAAATAAAGCGGGTGGTTCTGCTGATAATTTTGTCCTTTCTGATAAGAGCTTGACAGAATTTGCAAATGAATCAATCAAAGGTGATTGGAAACTAGTAGTTCAAGATACCGCTACTCAAGATACAGGTACACTTAATTCTTGGGGCTTAAGCATTAAGAAAAAAGCTGGTGGCACAACTCCTCCACCTCCTCAACCATCAGGCCCAACATTATTACAAGTAACAGGAGATGCAAATTTTAGAAGTGTAGTAGCAAGAGATTTAGCCAAATTTGCACCCGGAACAACAGTAGATTCCCAAGGATATGTTCGTGCAGCAACAACTAGAACCTCCGGACACGAACAAGGCTATAAATTACTAGATGATATTCTAGCAGGTGGAAAAGGTGGAAATAAGGCAGTCACCATATCATTTTACATCACAAAATGCGTTTACTCAATCTGGTGCAGGTGCAACAGTAGATACTCAAGGCAGAGCAGGAACAGGATCTAA
- a CDS encoding proprotein convertase P-domain-containing protein — protein sequence MAMRIGNDSSVNQLQQTTSNSSTSRATQQPSVRENSAFQGDQLRAGTSNAASIRNQESGIAASNLRSQAQTVAPSLKQITDNAASAVRPATTGRDEATPVTKSVSPNAAIRDNSTTTSTINFANEGQVQNLSVNVNIAHTYRGDLVVKLVSPSGKEAVLTNKAGGSADNFVLSAKDLSTTFANESIKGDWKLVVQDTARQDVGTLKSWGMTITPKDATTPPPPQTGPTLLQVTGDANFRSVVARDLAKFAPGTTVDSQGYVRAATTRTPGHEQGYKLLDDILAGGKGGNKAVTISFTSQNAFTQSGAGATVDTQGRAGTGSNATVAMDFGLRISLPALQPDGTIKDEPIASEVILAHELAHASHAQNGTIDRSLRDHTFTDGGTTYKENWRYEEFRTTGFTGFRQGNEPSENSIRAELGYNARATYLDRSSWTRVNGATNNGITANAPTNGNEQLVGDSWRSAGAALPNGQFRICDCFAC from the coding sequence ATGGCAATGCGTATTGGAAATGACAGTTCAGTAAATCAACTACAACAAACAACAAGTAATTCTTCAACAAGTCGTGCAACACAACAACCTTCTGTCCGTGAAAACAGTGCTTTCCAAGGCGATCAATTACGAGCAGGTACTTCTAATGCTGCTAGTATTCGCAACCAGGAATCTGGCATTGCTGCTAGCAACTTAAGAAGCCAAGCTCAAACAGTGGCTCCTTCCTTAAAGCAAATTACAGATAACGCTGCTAGTGCTGTTCGTCCAGCTACTACAGGCCGTGATGAAGCAACACCTGTCACCAAGAGTGTTAGCCCAAATGCAGCAATTAGAGATAATTCCACAACTACTTCCACAATTAATTTTGCTAATGAAGGCCAAGTACAAAACCTAAGTGTCAATGTAAATATTGCTCATACATATCGTGGTGACTTAGTTGTTAAACTCGTCTCCCCATCAGGAAAAGAAGCTGTATTAACAAATAAAGCTGGTGGTTCTGCTGATAATTTTGTCTTGTCTGCCAAAGACCTAAGCACAACTTTTGCAAATGAATCAATCAAAGGTGATTGGAAATTAGTAGTTCAAGATACTGCTAGACAAGATGTTGGTACATTAAAGTCTTGGGGAATGACTATTACTCCAAAAGATGCCACTACCCCACCTCCACCACAAACAGGCCCAACATTATTACAAGTAACAGGAGATGCAAATTTTAGAAGTGTAGTAGCAAGAGATTTAGCCAAATTTGCACCCGGAACAACAGTAGATTCCCAAGGATATGTTCGTGCAGCAACAACTAGAACTCCAGGACACGAACAAGGCTATAAATTACTAGATGATATTCTAGCAGGTGGAAAAGGTGGAAATAAGGCAGTCACCATATCATTTACATCACAAAATGCGTTTACTCAATCTGGTGCAGGTGCAACAGTAGATACTCAAGGCAGAGCAGGAACAGGATCTAATGCAACAGTAGCAATGGATTTTGGCTTAAGAATCTCTTTACCAGCACTCCAACCAGATGGAACAATAAAAGATGAGCCTATTGCATCAGAAGTGATTTTAGCTCATGAATTAGCACACGCAAGCCACGCTCAAAACGGAACAATTGACCGTTCATTAAGAGATCACACATTTACAGATGGTGGCACAACTTACAAAGAAAATTGGAGATATGAAGAATTCCGTACAACAGGATTTACAGGATTTCGCCAAGGTAATGAGCCTTCAGAAAATTCAATCCGTGCAGAATTAGGATACAATGCACGTGCAACATATCTTGATAGATCAAGCTGGACTCGTGTAAATGGTGCTACTAACAATGGTATCACCGCTAATGCTCCTACTAATGGTAATGAGCAACTAGTTGGCGATTCTTGGCGATCTGCTGGTGCTGCATTACCTAACGGTCAATTTAGAATTTGTGATTGTTTTGCTTGCTAA